In Synechococcus sp. CB0101, a genomic segment contains:
- a CDS encoding ABC transporter permease: MPQMFRRRRLPAWLRPRCLTRLGESCLIGGQAMAALAKGQVGINDLMAELMEAGPGSFLIVIITGLAAGTVFNIQAASELVKQGAGSTVGGILALGLAREIAPILTATLVTGKVATAYAAQLGTMKVTEQIDAITMLRTDPVQYLVVPRVLAMLIMTPVQCLAFFAVAMWSGQVSSTLLYQIPPGVFWNSVRTWMEPSDLPAMLLKAVVFGLQIAVISCGWGLTTRGGPKEVGTSTTGAVVMILVTVSLMDVVLTQLLFGE, translated from the coding sequence ATGCCCCAGATGTTCCGCCGCCGCCGTCTCCCCGCCTGGCTTCGCCCCCGCTGTCTCACGCGATTGGGCGAAAGCTGTCTGATCGGTGGGCAGGCCATGGCGGCCCTCGCCAAAGGCCAGGTGGGCATCAACGATCTGATGGCCGAACTGATGGAGGCCGGCCCGGGAAGCTTCCTGATCGTGATCATCACGGGCTTAGCGGCCGGCACGGTGTTCAACATCCAGGCCGCTTCAGAACTGGTGAAGCAGGGAGCCGGCAGCACCGTGGGCGGCATCCTCGCCCTCGGTCTGGCCCGTGAAATCGCACCGATCCTCACCGCCACCCTGGTGACGGGCAAGGTGGCTACGGCTTACGCCGCGCAGCTCGGCACGATGAAGGTGACCGAACAGATCGATGCGATCACCATGCTGCGCACCGATCCCGTGCAGTACCTGGTGGTACCCCGGGTGCTGGCGATGTTGATCATGACGCCCGTGCAATGCCTGGCGTTCTTCGCGGTGGCGATGTGGTCGGGCCAGGTGAGCAGCACCTTGCTGTATCAAATCCCGCCGGGGGTGTTCTGGAATTCGGTGCGCACCTGGATGGAGCCATCGGATCTGCCGGCGATGTTGCTGAAGGCCGTGGTGTTCGGCCTGCAGATCGCCGTGATCTCCTGCGGCTGGGGCCTCACCACCCGCGGCGGCCCCAAGGAAGTGGGCACCAGCACCACCGGTGCGGTTGTGATGATTCTGGTCACCGTGTCGCTGATGGACGTGGTGCTCACCCAGTTGCTGTTCGGCGAATGA
- a CDS encoding MFS transporter: protein MSAATPNAPAAPFDAASLRGASRLRLLVAYGLGDAGTGMAASLIGFYLFIFYTAAAGLPAWMAGLVLMLARLWDAVNDPVVGWLSDKTTSRWGPRLPWIVGSALPLGVAMALMWWLPPGSDWVRFWVFVAVSVLANSLYTCVNLPYAALAAELTTDVSLRTRLNMARFTGSITAGLVGIVLGGLLLRDHQNPLSYWKVGVFSGLIITVCTLLCAWGVAPSARHCQKPLAERGTTRRLIKRVRSNGRFIKVLGLYLLLWCALQIMQTAALIFLPVVMHVPEGWSNWILLPFQISTLVGLQLWTSVSNRQGRIRALYWGSGLWVSGCMAAMLLAPLDEAISPLGSLANALRLALLLGAILLVGLGASTAYLIPWALLPDAIDADPEKPAGQYSAWMVFTQKICISFALFFFGNLMSLSGYVASRGMLQPDSALVAIRLCMGIIPAVLVVLGLVVMRRWPEKGLHLQHHPSAG from the coding sequence TTGTCCGCCGCCACCCCAAACGCCCCCGCCGCTCCCTTTGATGCGGCCAGCCTGCGGGGGGCCTCGCGGCTGCGCTTGCTGGTGGCCTACGGCCTGGGGGACGCCGGCACCGGCATGGCCGCCTCCCTGATCGGCTTCTACCTCTTCATCTTCTATACGGCGGCTGCCGGATTGCCCGCCTGGATGGCCGGCCTTGTGCTGATGCTCGCCCGCCTCTGGGACGCGGTGAACGACCCCGTGGTGGGTTGGCTCAGTGACAAAACCACCAGCCGCTGGGGGCCGCGCCTCCCCTGGATTGTGGGCAGCGCCTTGCCCCTGGGGGTGGCCATGGCCCTGATGTGGTGGCTGCCCCCCGGCAGCGACTGGGTGCGCTTCTGGGTGTTCGTGGCGGTTTCGGTGTTGGCCAACAGCCTCTACACCTGCGTAAACCTCCCCTACGCCGCCCTGGCAGCAGAGCTCACCACTGATGTGTCGCTGCGCACCCGGCTGAACATGGCGCGCTTCACCGGCTCGATCACCGCGGGGCTGGTGGGCATCGTGCTGGGGGGCCTGCTACTGCGCGACCACCAGAACCCGCTCAGCTACTGGAAGGTGGGTGTGTTTTCGGGCCTGATCATCACTGTATGCACCCTGCTGTGCGCCTGGGGCGTGGCGCCCTCAGCCCGCCACTGCCAGAAACCCCTAGCCGAGCGCGGCACCACGCGGCGCCTGATCAAACGGGTGCGCAGCAATGGGCGCTTCATCAAGGTGCTGGGGCTCTATCTGCTGCTCTGGTGTGCGCTGCAGATCATGCAAACCGCGGCGCTGATCTTTTTGCCGGTGGTGATGCACGTGCCGGAGGGATGGAGCAACTGGATCCTGCTGCCGTTTCAGATCAGCACCCTCGTGGGCCTGCAGCTGTGGACCTCGGTGTCCAACCGGCAAGGCCGCATTCGCGCCCTCTACTGGGGCAGTGGTCTCTGGGTGAGCGGCTGCATGGCCGCCATGCTGCTGGCGCCTCTGGATGAAGCGATCAGTCCGCTTGGGTCCCTTGCCAACGCCCTCCGCCTGGCGTTGTTGCTGGGCGCCATCCTGCTAGTGGGCCTCGGCGCCTCCACCGCTTACCTGATCCCCTGGGCCCTGCTGCCCGATGCCATCGACGCCGACCCGGAGAAACCGGCCGGCCAATACAGCGCCTGGATGGTGTTCACCCAAAAGATCTGCATCAGCTTTGCCCTGTTCTTCTTCGGCAACCTGATGAGCCTCAGCGGCTACGTGGCGTCCCGCGGCATGCTGCAGCCCGACAGCGCCCTGGTGGCGATCCGGCTGTGCATGGGCATCATTCCTGCAGTTCTGGTGGTCCTCGGCCTGGTGGTGATGCGCCGCTGGCCTGAGAAGGGTCTGCACCTGCAGCACCACCCCAGCGCTGGCTGA